One window of Nicotiana tomentosiformis chromosome 11, ASM39032v3, whole genome shotgun sequence genomic DNA carries:
- the LOC138901054 gene encoding uncharacterized protein, with translation MSANREGYNKARKEAKLAVAAAKTAAFSRLYEEIRDKDRDKKLYRLAKVRERKAWDLDQVRCIKDEEGRVLLQGAQIRQRWQSYFYRLLNEEGDMGIVLGELEYSEQQRDFGYCRRIRVGEVVGAMRKMSRGRATEPDEIPVEFWKCVCKESLEWLARLFNVIFMTKKMPEEWRQSTMIPLDKNKGDVQNCNNYRGNKLLSHTMKMWEWVIEGRLRRCVSIFENQFGFMPGR, from the coding sequence ATGAGTGCTAACAGGGAGGGGTATAATAAGGCTAGGAAGGAGGCAAAGTTGGCGGTTGCTGCGGCTAAAACCGCAGCGTTTAGTCGTTTATACGAAGAAATTAGGGATAAAGACAGGGACAAGAAGTTGTACAGGCTAGCGAAAGTGAGGGAGCGGAAGGCCTGGGatctggaccaagtgagatgcataaAAGACGAGGAGGGAAGAGTTTTATTGCAGGGGGCACAGATTAGGCAGAGATGGCAGTCTTACTTTTATAGACTCTTGAATGAAGAGGGAGATATGGGCATTGTGCTGGGGGAGTTGGAGTACTCGGAGCAGCAGCGAGATTTTGGGTATTGTAGACGCATACGAGTGGGGGAGGTTGTAGGGGCTATGCgcaagatgagtaggggcagagcgactgAGCCGGACGAGATCCCGGTGGAATTCTGGAAATGCGTATGTAAGGAGAGCTTGGAATGGCTTGCTAGGTTGTTTAACGTCATTTTTAtgacgaagaagatgcccgaagagtggaggcAGAGTACGATGATTCCATTGGACAAGAACAAGGGGGATGTCCAAAActgcaacaactataggggtaaCAAGTTGTTAAGCCATACGATGAAAATGTGGGAGTGGGTGATTGAAGGGAGGTTGAGGAGGTGTGTGTCCATTTTCGAGAACCAGTTTGGTTTCATGCCGGGACGGTAG
- the LOC138901055 gene encoding uncharacterized protein, whose amino-acid sequence MWVWTRRLKDAYGKIWIGWYGVYVYREAYYMGDFNGHVGRSSGGYDGVHGGFDFRDRSGGGTSLLEYAKTFKLLIANSCYPKKAEHLITFRSTVVKTQIDYLLLRKYDRGICTDCKVIPSENLMTQHILLIMDVEIRWTRKKRAMSDIPRVRWGALTKDNAQELGKKLLAMGAWRSSGDASCMWSMTTNCIREAAREVLGVSKGFSGGHKGD is encoded by the coding sequence ATGTGGGTTTGGACGAGGAGGTTAAAAGACGCTTATGGGAAGATTTGGATTGGTTGGTATGGGGTATACGTCTACCGAGAAGCTTATTATATGGGTGATTTTAACGGCCATGTTGGGAGGTCGTCTGGGGGATATGATGGTGTGCATGGTGGCTTCGATTTTAGAGATAGAAGTGGAGGAGGTACTTCACTGCTGGAGTACGCTAAAACTTTTAAGTTGTTGATCGCTAACTCGTGTTACCCGAAGAAGGCGGAGCACCTGATAACTTTTCGGAGTACGGTGGTCAAGACCCAGATTGATTATCTACTTCTTCGGAAATATGATAGAGGTATATGCACGGACTGTaaggtcatcccgagtgagaATCTTATGACCCAACATATTCTTTTGATTATGGACGTAGAGATCAGGTGGACGAGGAAGAAGAGGGCTatgtctgatatacctagggtcAGGTGGGGTGCATTGACTAAGGACAATGCCCAGGAGTTGGGAAAGAAGTTGCTGGCTATGGGGGCCTGGAGGAGTAGCGGGGACGCGAGTTGTATGTGGTCTATGACAACAAATTGTATTAGAGAGgcggcgagagaggtgttaggggtctcaaagggttTTTCTGGTGGACATAAAGGGGATTAG